One window of the Salvelinus sp. IW2-2015 unplaced genomic scaffold, ASM291031v2 Un_scaffold3922, whole genome shotgun sequence genome contains the following:
- the LOC112076678 gene encoding transcription factor 21, whose protein sequence is MSSLLGLEEEEEDIHRRACSPQSPVVLVRPVPHSAEATRPNRQPTMSTGSLSDFDDEVLDGILKFGSSGKDSGTSNESTEESSNCEGGSANDKATAGKKRKTXYSRKKAPNSEAHEGCGKPVQRNAANARERARMRVLSKAFSRLKMTLPWVPPDTKLSKLDTLRLASSYIAHLRQILANDKYENGYNHPVNLTWPFMVAGKPENDLKEMLNTTRLCGTTAS, encoded by the exons ATGAGCAGCCTGTTGGGtctcgaggaggaggaggaggacatacACCGGCGAGCTTGCTCACCCCAGTCTCCGGTAGTCTTAGTCCGTCCCGTGCCACACTCTGCTGAGGCCACGCGCCCCAACCGACAACCGACCATGTCCACCGGGTCGCTTAGCGACTTCGACGACGAGGTCCTGGACGGGATCCTGAAGTTCGGCTCTTCCGGTAAAGACTCCGGTACATCGAACGAGAGCACAGAGGAGAGCTCGAACTGCGAGGGCGGCTCGGCCAACGATAAAGCTACAGCGGGAAAGAAACGGAAAACAYCGTACAGTAGGAAGAAGGCGCCGAACAGTGAGGCCCACGAGGGGTGCGGCAAACCTGTGCAGAGGAACGCAGCCAACGCACGAGAGCGAGCGAGGATGCGCGTGCTGTCAAAAGCGTTCTCCCGGTTGAAGATGACATTACCGTGGGTCCCACCGGACACCAAGCTCTCCAAACTGGACACGCTMCGCCTTGCCTCGAGCTACATCGCCCATCTACGGCAGATCCTTGCCAACGACAAATACGAGAACGGTTATAACCACCCCGTCAACCTG acatGGCCCTTCATGGTCGCCGGTAAACCGGAGAACGATTTGAAAGAGATGCTCAACACCACCCGGTTGTGTGGAACAACTGCCTCGTGA
- the LOC112076679 gene encoding small ribosomal subunit protein eS12, with the protein MAEEGIAAGGVMDVNTALPEVLKTALIQDGLARGIREAAKALDKRQAHLCVLAANCDEPMYVKLVEALCAEHQINLIKVDDNKKLGEWVGLCKIDREGKPRKVVGCSCVVIKDYGKESQAKDVIEDYFKAKK; encoded by the exons ATGGCCGAGGAAGG CATCGCTGCTGGAGGTGTGATGGATGTCAACACCGCTCTCCCCGAGGTGCTCAAAACCGCCCTCATCCARGACGGCCTGGCTCGTGGTATCCGCGAGGCTGCCAAGGCGCTGGACAA gcGCCAGGCCCACCTCTGCGTTCTTGCGGCCAACTGTGACGAGCCCATGTACGTCAAGCTGGTGGAGGCCCTCTGCGCCGAGCATCAGATTAACCTCATCAAG GTTGATGACAACAAGAAGCTGGGCGAGTGGGTTGGTCTGTGCAAGATCGACCGGGAGGGAAAACCCCGCAAGGTGGTGGGCTGCAGCTGTGTTGTGATCAAG GACTATGGCAAGGAGTCTCAAGCTAAGGACGTGATTGAGGAYTACTTCAAGGCCAAGAAATGA